A portion of the Bacteroides faecium genome contains these proteins:
- a CDS encoding MFS transporter, with product MTEQLKQKLNDSAVLRWSVLALVAFTMLCGYFLTDVMSPLKPMLEKELLWDSLDYGFFTSAYGWFNVFLLMLIFGGIILDKMGVRFTGMGACMLMVFGCGLKYYAISTTFPEGAMLFGFKMQVTLAALGYAIFGVGVEIAGITVSKIIVKWFKGKEMALAMGLEMATARIGTTLAMVLTVPLADFFGYTDESGAFHTNIPAPILFCLIMLCVGTIAFFIYTFYDKKLDASLDAEGLEPEEPFRMKDIVYIITNKGFWLIALLCVLFYSAVFPFIKYAADLMVQKYNVDPKLAGTIPGLLPIGAIILTPLFGSLYDRIGKGATLMVIGSIMLIFVHTMFALPILNVWWFATIIMIILGFAFSLVPSAMWPSVPKIIPEKQLGTAYALIFWVQNWGLMGVPLLIGWVLNSYCKGPVVDGAQTYDYTLPMSIFALFGVLALIVALMLKAENKKKGYGLEEANIQK from the coding sequence ATGACAGAACAATTGAAACAGAAATTGAATGACTCCGCAGTGCTACGCTGGAGTGTTCTAGCATTGGTCGCGTTTACTATGCTATGCGGCTATTTCCTCACCGACGTAATGTCTCCGCTAAAACCCATGCTCGAGAAAGAATTATTATGGGACAGCCTTGATTACGGTTTCTTCACAAGTGCTTACGGATGGTTTAATGTATTCCTGTTGATGCTGATTTTCGGCGGTATCATCTTGGATAAGATGGGTGTCCGTTTCACCGGAATGGGAGCATGTATGTTGATGGTATTCGGCTGCGGATTGAAATACTATGCGATTTCTACTACTTTCCCGGAAGGAGCCATGCTTTTCGGATTCAAGATGCAGGTCACTTTGGCTGCGTTGGGATATGCAATTTTCGGCGTTGGCGTGGAGATTGCGGGTATCACTGTTTCCAAGATTATCGTGAAGTGGTTCAAAGGCAAGGAAATGGCGTTGGCTATGGGACTTGAAATGGCTACGGCACGTATTGGAACAACCTTGGCAATGGTGCTGACAGTACCTTTGGCAGACTTTTTCGGATATACGGACGAGAGTGGTGCATTCCATACCAATATTCCTGCTCCAATTCTGTTTTGTCTGATTATGTTGTGTGTAGGTACGATTGCTTTCTTTATTTATACTTTCTATGATAAGAAGCTGGATGCGTCTTTGGATGCAGAGGGTTTGGAGCCGGAAGAGCCGTTCCGCATGAAAGATATTGTCTATATTATCACAAATAAGGGATTTTGGCTGATTGCATTATTATGTGTATTGTTCTATTCGGCAGTATTCCCGTTTATCAAGTATGCGGCGGATTTGATGGTGCAGAAATACAATGTAGATCCGAAACTGGCAGGAACAATCCCCGGACTGTTGCCGATTGGCGCTATTATATTGACTCCGTTGTTCGGTTCGCTCTATGACCGTATCGGTAAGGGAGCTACGTTGATGGTGATTGGTTCTATCATGTTGATTTTCGTACATACGATGTTTGCTTTGCCTATTTTGAATGTATGGTGGTTTGCTACCATTATTATGATTATCCTGGGTTTTGCTTTCTCATTGGTGCCTTCGGCTATGTGGCCTTCTGTTCCGAAGATTATCCCGGAAAAACAGTTGGGTACGGCTTATGCTCTGATTTTCTGGGTGCAGAACTGGGGATTGATGGGTGTACCTTTGTTGATCGGATGGGTGTTGAACTCTTACTGCAAAGGCCCGGTGGTAGACGGCGCACAAACCTATGACTATACACTGCCGATGAGTATTTTTGCTCTCTTTGGTGTATTGGCTTTGATTGTTGCTTTGATGTTGAAGGCAGAGAACAAGAAGAAAGGCTACGGTCTGGAAGAAGCGAATATTCAGAAGTAA
- a CDS encoding PqqD family protein codes for MAAREKINLLEVIPCRSEHITAEREGETIVLSFPRFKYPWMQRFLVPKGMSKEHHVHLEEHGTAVWELIDGKRTVREIIEELADHFQNEAGYESRISAFLYQMQKDGFIKLMTPVV; via the coding sequence ATGGCTGCTAGAGAGAAAATAAACCTGTTAGAGGTCATTCCCTGTCGCAGTGAACATATTACAGCAGAACGGGAAGGGGAGACAATTGTGCTCTCCTTTCCCCGTTTTAAGTATCCGTGGATGCAACGCTTCCTTGTACCAAAGGGAATGTCGAAAGAACATCATGTGCATTTGGAAGAACACGGTACGGCTGTATGGGAACTGATAGACGGGAAGCGCACGGTTCGTGAGATTATAGAAGAACTCGCAGACCATTTTCAAAATGAAGCGGGCTACGAGTCGCGTATATCTGCTTTTCTTTATCAGATGCAGAAAGATGGATTTA